Genomic segment of Rhinoraja longicauda isolate Sanriku21f chromosome 4, sRhiLon1.1, whole genome shotgun sequence:
CTTTCATTTCAACCGAACAAAATGATGTATTATGTACATCAAGGCACCaaataaaacaaaaggcaaagGTAAGAAAAATCATGTCGCATTAAAGTCCCCATCTTCATATTTGAACGGCATAGTTTCGTGTTCTGCTCATTGTTCGCTGTCCAGTGCTGGGCCATTCATCATTGTGTGTACATACGATTACTTTATTGTGGATGCTTTCGAGCTCTTCGGCATGCTGATGACATCCCCACTGGCCTGTTCAGGCTCAGCCTTGACGAAGATGTTCCTCATAGTGGACTGGAAATTGTTAGTGACAAAGCAGTAGACAATTGGGTCCAAACAGCTGTTGAGGCTACTCAGGGTCACCGTGACATGGTACACGATTAGCCTGATGTGCTGCGGGATATCAGGGTAAATGTACATCACAACCTGTCGGACGTGAAAGGGTGTGAAACAGATCATGAAAATAACCAGGACCGTGACTAGAAGTTGGACAGCTCTCATGCGCCTTTCTTTGCTCTGCTGCATTAGGTTTGGCTTGGCAAGGGCGCACATGATCCTGATGGTGAAGCCCGTGATGATCAATAGAGGCAGAAAGTACTCAAACACAGTCAGAGCGAAGAGCTTAGACAGGCAGCACGCAGCATACTTGATTGCTGTGCTGAGTATAGAGTAGGTGACAATGATGGCAAAGAGCCAGATAAAGACACAAATCCCTTTAGCATAGTGGGGGTTCCTCCACTTGCGTGACGCTTCAACCTGAACGATGGCAAGGTATCTGTCAACACAGATGCAGGTCAGGAATAGAATGCTGCAGTACATGTTCACAAAGTAACTGAATATGTGCACAAATGAGCATGTCAGGCATTTGCCACCACTGTAGTACATTATTATCCTGGTCAGTAAGGAGAAACCAACCATCAAATCCGTGATTACCAGGTTTATAGTGTAGATGACAGATGTCGTTTTAGTCTTGGTGCGAAAGCAGAAAACATACAATGCAATGCTGTTGAGGACAATGCCAACCACAAATATGAGAACATTGATTATCATCAAGGCTAGCCACAGACTGTAGTAATCATTGTAAAGAGCTTCATCGAGATGCGCTAGTTTATTTAGGTAAGGctccttgtgggtgtgatttcCATTGCCATGGATACTCGTGGATATGTTGGCAAGACTTTGTTCAGCTGTTGCACTCGGCATGGTTGACCTGCAATAAGATAAAAAACATTTCAGTGAAATTAACTGTTCTCCAAGTAATTTATATCAAAGGGAGTAATTTGACTTTTCTAAACAGcagagccagcatcatcaagggcccacactctcatttcacttttgCTATTGGGAGGAAggtgtaggagtctgaaaaccatgaccttcaGGTTCAAATACAACTTTTTCCCAACTTCCATTAGGTTCTTGAACATTACAAACACCAACCAAACTTCAAACTACGAACTGACTTGGTTGCATTAAGGACATTGAGCGTTTGTTTTACACTAATATTGTCTTTTTTAATTgaacttttgtttttgtttattgtgttatatATGAGTACCGttgacagacctgttatgctgctgcaagtaagaatttaattgttccgtttttggtacatatgataattaaacactcttacctCTTAAGATTGCTTGTCCATATTAGAAATTTCTTCATTCTAATTCTATTGAGTAATTTCGTGCATTCTCAGTTGTATAGTTTTTTATCTGACTGGACAAAGTTCAAAATTACCCACAGTGGCTTCTTAACGTATTTCACGCTTTTAGTTATTTCATGGTAATCTCTGCCTAGGTTAGCTTTTGTGGCCATTCCTGATTCCATTTGAATCGAACAACCTGCTAGAAAATTTCTGAGGGCGTTTAAGAATTTGTCACATTGGAGTTATGCATTGTAACTATTGAACTTGTATTTAATCATCAGTTATTATCTTTGTACCTAAAAGGTATAGAAAGCCAATGCATTTTGAGTTTGGGGAGGTTCTTCCACCAGGTCACT
This window contains:
- the gpr20 gene encoding G-protein coupled receptor 20, producing MPSATAEQSLANISTSIHGNGNHTHKEPYLNKLAHLDEALYNDYYSLWLALMIINVLIFVVGIVLNSIALYVFCFRTKTKTTSVIYTINLVITDLMVGFSLLTRIIMYYSGGKCLTCSFVHIFSYFVNMYCSILFLTCICVDRYLAIVQVEASRKWRNPHYAKGICVFIWLFAIIVTYSILSTAIKYAACCLSKLFALTVFEYFLPLLIITGFTIRIMCALAKPNLMQQSKERRMRAVQLLVTVLVIFMICFTPFHVRQVVMYIYPDIPQHIRLIVYHVTVTLSSLNSCLDPIVYCFVTNNFQSTMRNIFVKAEPEQASGDVISMPKSSKASTIK